The sequence below is a genomic window from bacterium.
CACCGGAACAGGCACGATGTTTTCTGCGGGTGTCGATTTACCTCGCCTAATCAAATCCGGGCCGGAGTATATCCCGGAGTTTCTTGCGGCACTTCATCACACCTTCGAAACACTTTTTACCTTTCCAAAACCGATGATCGCCGCCATCAATGGTCATGCAATTGCCGGTGGCTGTGTATTGGCCGCCTGTGCGGATTATCGTATCATGGCCGGAGGTCGTATCGGCGTTTCGGAATTGCGGGTCGGGGTTCCATTTCCAGTTTCGGCTCTGGAGATCATGCGATCCGTTGTACCTCAAAAATTTTTGAGCGAAGTATTGTACGACGCCAAAAACTATACTCCGGAAGAAGCAAAAACCGTCGGCTTGATAGATGCGATCACCGGTTCTAACGAACTCATGTCCGAAGCCCTCAAAAAAGTCAAAGCCTGGTCTGCTATTCCGGCTACCGCTTTTGCAATTACTAAACGGCAACTACAAGCCCCATACCTTGATCGTATTCACCACAATGCGATTGATACTTATGTCGTAAATCTCTGGAAAGAACCGGCCACGCTTAACGCAATCGGTAACTTCGTAGCAAGCACAATAAAGAAAACCTAATCTTAAAACATCTTACAAAAAGACCTCAAAACAGTTTTCTTTTTCAGATGTGATTTCATTTTATATCACGACTTGTTTTAAAGAGAAACTATTTTGAGGTCTATCT
It includes:
- a CDS encoding enoyl-CoA hydratase/isomerase family protein, yielding MIDVTQHDGIAILQMQHGKANALDIEFCHALAHAVDKLRHVEVHGLILTGTGTMFSAGVDLPRLIKSGPEYIPEFLAALHHTFETLFTFPKPMIAAINGHAIAGGCVLAACADYRIMAGGRIGVSELRVGVPFPVSALEIMRSVVPQKFLSEVLYDAKNYTPEEAKTVGLIDAITGSNELMSEALKKVKAWSAIPATAFAITKRQLQAPYLDRIHHNAIDTYVVNLWKEPATLNAIGNFVASTIKKT